A window from Actimicrobium sp. CCC2.4 encodes these proteins:
- a CDS encoding YggS family pyridoxal phosphate-dependent enzyme: MSVISSNLQAVHGAIDAAAQAVSRLPHSITLLAVSKTFDARTVLEAAAAGQRAFGENYLQEALDKIAAVRLAQPELILEWHFIGPIQSNKTRPIAESFDWVHSVEREKIARRLSDQRPAGLPPLNICLQVNISGEASKSGVPAGEALAVAQAIAAMPRLCLRGLMAIPEPTTVVAEQRAAFRQLHVLFDQCRAAGLPLDTLSMGMSSDLPAAIAEGATIVRVGTAIFGARTYAH, encoded by the coding sequence ATGTCTGTAATCTCCAGCAACTTGCAAGCTGTCCATGGCGCGATTGATGCTGCCGCGCAGGCCGTGTCACGCTTGCCACACAGCATCACGCTACTGGCGGTATCGAAAACCTTCGACGCCCGTACCGTACTCGAAGCCGCCGCCGCAGGCCAGCGCGCCTTCGGTGAAAACTACCTGCAGGAAGCGCTCGACAAGATCGCTGCCGTGCGGCTGGCACAACCGGAATTGATACTCGAATGGCATTTCATCGGCCCGATCCAGAGCAACAAGACGCGCCCGATTGCTGAATCGTTCGACTGGGTTCATTCGGTCGAGCGCGAAAAAATTGCGCGCCGCTTGTCCGACCAGCGTCCCGCCGGACTGCCTCCGCTCAACATCTGCCTGCAAGTCAACATCAGCGGCGAAGCCAGCAAGAGCGGCGTGCCGGCCGGCGAGGCACTGGCTGTCGCGCAGGCGATCGCCGCGATGCCGCGGTTGTGCCTGCGCGGCCTGATGGCGATTCCGGAACCGACGACGGTCGTGGCCGAGCAGCGCGCGGCGTTTCGTCAGTTGCACGTGCTGTTCGACCAATGTCGCGCGGCCGGCCTGCCGCTGGATACGCTATCGATGGGCATGTCATCGGATTTGCCGGCGGCGATCGCCGAAGGCGCCACCATCGTGCGGGTTGGTACCGCGATTTTTGGAGCGAGAACGTATGCACACTGA
- the proC gene encoding pyrroline-5-carboxylate reductase encodes MHTDVNHTALTLSFIGGGNMANALIGGLRARLGAAAIIHVVDPNPDALARLAQQFDVSTSTQIDAVLATSSVILLAVKPQQMKEVALQLAPHLAGQLVISIAAGIRSADLSRWLGGHGAIVRCMPNTPALIAQGITGMVASAGVSAGQRAAADTVLQAVGATVWLDDEALIDSVTAVSGSGPAYVFYFLEAMQQAAQELGLTAEQGKTLALATFAGATQLAAQSPDPIGVLREKVTSKGGTTYAALTSMESAGVKQSIVDAMKAAADRGKALGEELGAD; translated from the coding sequence ATGCACACTGACGTCAATCACACCGCATTGACTCTGAGTTTCATCGGCGGCGGCAACATGGCCAATGCTCTGATCGGCGGCCTGCGCGCACGCCTCGGTGCAGCCGCCATCATCCACGTTGTCGATCCGAATCCCGATGCACTGGCCAGGCTGGCGCAGCAGTTCGATGTCAGCACGTCGACGCAGATCGATGCGGTACTGGCCACCAGTTCGGTGATCCTGCTGGCGGTCAAGCCGCAGCAAATGAAAGAAGTCGCGCTGCAACTGGCACCGCATCTGGCCGGACAGCTGGTGATCTCGATTGCGGCCGGTATCCGCTCGGCCGATCTGTCGCGCTGGCTCGGTGGTCATGGCGCGATCGTGCGCTGCATGCCGAATACGCCGGCGCTGATCGCGCAGGGCATCACCGGGATGGTGGCCAGTGCCGGGGTGTCGGCCGGACAGCGCGCTGCTGCCGATACGGTCTTGCAGGCAGTCGGTGCCACGGTCTGGCTCGATGACGAGGCGCTGATTGACTCGGTCACGGCTGTTTCCGGCAGTGGTCCGGCCTATGTGTTTTATTTTCTGGAAGCGATGCAGCAGGCCGCGCAGGAACTCGGCCTGACCGCAGAGCAGGGCAAGACGCTGGCGCTGGCCACTTTTGCCGGTGCCACGCAACTGGCGGCGCAATCGCCGGACCCGATCGGCGTGCTGCGCGAGAAGGTCACGTCGAAAGGCGGCACCACCTATGCCGCACTGACCAGCATGGAAAGCGCCGGCGTGAAGCAGTCCATCGTCGACGCGATGAAAGCGGCAGCCGATCGGGGCAAGGCGCTCGGTGAGGAACTCGGCGCGGATTAA